The following are encoded together in the Nitrospira sp. genome:
- the rsmB gene encoding 16S rRNA (cytosine(967)-C(5))-methyltransferase RsmB, translating to MSEPSPRSVALRILLASQRTDRSLDELIDPQAALITQSRDRSLVMELVYGVLRRQEPIDWRLDAVLSKPLHRLPVIVQMLLRLGAYQVLFLDRVPDSAAVNETVQLTKVSARQLGRDWSGLVNGVLRNLIRAPVPSPPDPAAHPAEWLSLTYGVPLWLAERWLERMGMEQAESACRATSTAPGLTVRVNRCRLTREEFLKRLQEAGIPAHPTAVSPLGVVVEKGQGVTSLLGFTAGDFYVEDEAAQLIPPILEPQSGDVILDACAAPGGKATHLAELMGDHGTIIAVDQNTSRLDLLRENCLRLRMQSVVPVVGDVRQPVQWVRLLAGGADRSDIPDSFDRILVDAPCSGLGVLRRHPEAKGRRSNSSFVRHQKLQAHILESVARTLRPGGVLVYSTCSAETEETEEVVNRFCETAPGWTRESVAPWLPPTALQFVTAQGALSTMCNNFGMDGFYAARLRKDE from the coding sequence GTGTCCGAACCATCCCCACGATCCGTCGCGCTGCGCATCCTTCTCGCAAGCCAGCGGACAGATCGTTCCCTCGATGAACTGATTGATCCGCAAGCTGCGTTGATCACCCAGTCTCGTGATCGGTCACTAGTGATGGAGTTGGTGTATGGAGTGTTGCGGCGTCAGGAACCGATTGATTGGCGACTCGATGCGGTGCTTTCCAAACCCCTCCATAGGCTCCCCGTCATCGTCCAGATGTTGCTTCGGCTCGGCGCGTATCAAGTGCTATTTCTGGATCGAGTGCCGGATTCTGCGGCCGTGAATGAAACGGTCCAATTGACCAAAGTCTCTGCACGACAACTTGGTCGTGATTGGAGCGGCTTGGTAAACGGGGTCTTACGCAATCTGATCCGTGCGCCGGTACCATCCCCTCCCGATCCCGCGGCTCACCCAGCTGAATGGCTTTCACTGACATACGGTGTCCCGCTGTGGTTGGCGGAGCGCTGGTTGGAGCGAATGGGGATGGAGCAAGCGGAATCGGCCTGCCGGGCAACCAGCACCGCTCCAGGTCTGACTGTGCGAGTGAATCGTTGTCGGCTAACGAGGGAAGAATTTCTGAAGCGCCTCCAGGAGGCTGGAATTCCGGCCCACCCGACAGCGGTGAGCCCTCTAGGAGTTGTGGTGGAGAAAGGGCAGGGCGTCACCTCCTTGCTGGGTTTCACGGCAGGGGATTTTTATGTCGAAGATGAAGCCGCTCAGCTTATTCCGCCGATCCTTGAACCGCAGTCTGGCGATGTGATTTTAGACGCTTGTGCGGCTCCGGGTGGCAAGGCCACTCATCTCGCGGAGCTCATGGGCGATCACGGGACGATCATCGCCGTTGATCAGAACACTTCCCGGTTGGACTTGTTGCGGGAGAATTGTCTCAGGCTTCGGATGCAGAGCGTTGTGCCTGTGGTTGGAGATGTGAGGCAGCCAGTCCAATGGGTGAGGCTGTTGGCCGGTGGTGCCGATCGGTCAGATATCCCAGACTCCTTCGACCGGATTCTCGTCGATGCACCCTGCAGCGGACTGGGTGTCTTGCGTCGCCATCCTGAGGCAAAGGGACGGAGATCTAATTCGTCATTTGTTCGGCATCAGAAACTTCAAGCGCATATCCTTGAGTCTGTCGCGCGTACCTTGCGACCAGGGGGGGTGCTGGTCTATAGTACGTGCTCGGCGGAAACTGAAGAAACTGAAGAGGTTGTGAACCGGTTTTGCGAAACCGCTCCAGGATGGACGCGTGAATCTGTGGCCCCCTGGCTTCCGCCCACTGCGCTTCAATTTGTAACAGCACAAGGGGCGCTCTCTACCATGTGCAATAATTTTGGAATGGATGGCTTTTACGCGGCTCGTTTACGGAAGGACGAGTGA
- a CDS encoding ribulose-phosphate 3-epimerase: MPSPIYIAPSILSADFARLADEVAAVERAGADMLHVDVMDGHFVPNLTVGPPIVESLRKVTKLPLDVHLMITNADAFIPEFAEAGADYLTVHVEACPHLHRTIQSIKERGVKAGVTLNPATPISSLQEIWGDIDLVLIMSVNPGFGGQTFISSVLKKIVEARNQLDRINSQALLEVDGGVKVDNTREIVAAGATTLVAGSAIFSQRDYTATIAAIRAAAQTVAQPTPRAAVNR, encoded by the coding sequence ATGCCTTCTCCGATCTACATTGCGCCGTCGATCCTCTCCGCCGATTTTGCCAGATTGGCGGATGAAGTCGCCGCCGTGGAGCGGGCCGGCGCCGATATGCTGCACGTGGACGTCATGGACGGCCACTTTGTGCCGAATTTGACGGTGGGCCCTCCCATTGTAGAAAGTCTTAGAAAGGTTACGAAGCTGCCTCTGGACGTGCACTTGATGATCACGAACGCCGATGCGTTCATCCCAGAGTTTGCCGAAGCCGGTGCCGACTATCTGACCGTGCATGTCGAAGCTTGTCCGCACCTCCATCGAACGATTCAGTCGATTAAGGAACGTGGGGTCAAGGCCGGAGTGACGCTTAATCCCGCTACGCCCATCTCGTCGCTTCAGGAGATCTGGGGTGATATCGACTTGGTGTTGATCATGTCGGTGAATCCAGGGTTCGGCGGCCAAACATTCATTTCTTCGGTGCTGAAGAAAATTGTCGAGGCCCGAAACCAGCTGGATCGAATCAACAGCCAAGCGCTGCTTGAAGTGGACGGCGGCGTGAAGGTCGATAACACGAGGGAGATCGTGGCGGCTGGTGCGACGACGCTCGTCGCTGGATCGGCGATCTTTTCACAACGCGACTATACGGCCACGATCGCCGCCATACGAGCGGCTGCCCAAACAGTCGCCCAACCGACGCCTCGCGCAGCGGTCAATCGATAG
- the pheT gene encoding phenylalanine--tRNA ligase subunit beta: protein MPTITIYKDDFESLLNGGQSTNGTMPIEELETWLMLVKGELKGYTPETGELRIELQDSNRPDLWCCEGIARQIRIKQQGPLSPYPFLSGKAKSGMQIRVKPGMEQVRPYVAACAARGYRVTTEGLAQLIQTQEKLAEIFGHKRKTVSIGIYQLPKIKFPVTYELVKPDEARFTPLGMETVMTLAEILMVHPKGLEYGAIVSGAGWVPLLRDAAGQPLSFTPIINSREVGEVQVGDDQLFVEVTGTDLSMVVLTLNIFASNLADRGAIIEPVEVQYPMDTSLGKRVKTPLDLGKSKAIRIDTIEQALGQELGAKTVAQALETYGYHVAPGKGSVKVKLPLYRQDLMHAMDVVEDVAMSLGYAEFTPVMPAQFTVGGLSAIEQTSDRARELMVGLGFQEIISNILGSPESYSSRMRLDETEWGRMVEVNNVMSLSFSCLRQWILPSLLRVEAASSRAFYPHRLFEAGDVAIPDLTKELGSRTETVLGAVIAHASAHFSEIHSCVDVLFYYLGKEYSLETVQHPSFLEGRAGQIVVTGRPVGVIGELHPEVLERWQIAMPVVAFDLNLSQLIQPE, encoded by the coding sequence ATGCCCACGATTACTATTTACAAAGACGATTTCGAATCCCTCCTCAACGGCGGGCAGTCGACGAACGGGACTATGCCCATTGAGGAGTTAGAAACATGGCTGATGCTCGTGAAGGGCGAGTTGAAGGGGTACACCCCTGAAACAGGCGAACTTCGCATCGAACTTCAAGACAGCAATCGGCCTGATCTGTGGTGCTGCGAAGGGATCGCTCGACAAATCCGTATCAAACAACAGGGGCCGCTCTCGCCCTATCCGTTTCTATCCGGAAAAGCAAAATCCGGGATGCAGATCCGCGTGAAGCCAGGGATGGAGCAGGTTCGTCCCTATGTGGCGGCCTGTGCGGCCCGAGGATATCGAGTCACGACGGAAGGATTGGCGCAGCTGATTCAAACACAGGAAAAATTGGCGGAGATCTTCGGTCACAAGCGCAAGACCGTTTCAATCGGAATTTATCAGCTGCCCAAGATAAAGTTTCCCGTGACCTACGAGCTGGTGAAGCCGGACGAGGCACGGTTTACCCCGTTGGGCATGGAAACGGTCATGACCCTGGCAGAAATCCTCATGGTGCATCCGAAGGGATTGGAGTATGGAGCGATCGTTTCGGGCGCCGGGTGGGTACCTCTCCTCCGTGATGCGGCCGGTCAACCGCTGTCCTTCACGCCGATCATCAATAGCAGGGAAGTCGGAGAAGTCCAGGTGGGGGACGATCAGCTGTTCGTTGAGGTGACGGGCACTGATCTTTCAATGGTCGTCTTGACCCTGAATATTTTTGCGTCGAATCTCGCTGACCGTGGGGCGATCATTGAACCGGTCGAAGTCCAGTATCCGATGGATACTTCGCTGGGGAAACGAGTGAAAACGCCTCTGGATCTTGGAAAGTCCAAAGCCATCCGGATCGACACGATCGAACAGGCCCTTGGGCAAGAACTGGGTGCAAAGACTGTTGCACAAGCTCTCGAAACGTACGGCTACCATGTTGCTCCTGGAAAGGGATCCGTCAAGGTCAAACTGCCCCTCTATCGGCAGGATCTGATGCATGCGATGGACGTGGTTGAAGATGTGGCCATGAGTCTGGGATACGCCGAATTCACGCCGGTCATGCCGGCGCAGTTTACCGTGGGTGGGTTATCCGCCATCGAGCAAACCTCGGACCGGGCACGCGAGTTAATGGTGGGCTTAGGGTTTCAGGAGATCATATCGAACATTCTTGGCTCGCCGGAAAGCTATTCCAGTCGAATGCGGCTCGATGAGACGGAATGGGGACGCATGGTTGAGGTCAATAATGTCATGTCCTTGAGCTTCTCCTGTCTCCGGCAATGGATCCTGCCGTCTCTGCTGCGTGTCGAGGCAGCATCGAGTCGGGCTTTCTATCCACACCGCCTCTTTGAGGCCGGTGATGTGGCGATTCCTGACCTCACCAAGGAGCTGGGCTCCCGGACGGAGACGGTCTTGGGAGCAGTCATCGCTCATGCATCGGCGCATTTCTCAGAGATTCATTCTTGTGTCGATGTGCTGTTTTACTACCTTGGCAAGGAATACAGCCTCGAGACGGTTCAGCATCCGTCCTTTCTGGAAGGCCGAGCCGGGCAGATTGTTGTCACGGGCCGACCCGTCGGCGTCATCGGCGAACTCCATCCCGAAGTCCTCGAACGTTGGCAAATCGCCATGCCGGTCGTCGCGTTTGACCTGAACCTCTCGCAGCTGATTCAGCCTGAGTAG
- the infC gene encoding translation initiation factor IF-3: protein MVPKLRVNREIRVREVRVIGPEGEQLGILQTPDAFRQAQEGGYDLVEVAPTSVPPVCRIMDYGKYKYELSKKDHQSRRHQKSTQVKEIKLRPRTDKHDLEIKVRQMKAFLEEGNKTKVTLTYRGREMANQEMGRAVMNSVIEQLAQAGTIEYAPRMEGRSLIMIVAPKH, encoded by the coding sequence ATCGTCCCCAAATTGCGCGTGAACCGTGAGATCCGAGTGCGAGAAGTTCGTGTGATCGGACCGGAAGGAGAACAACTTGGCATCCTCCAGACTCCAGATGCGTTCCGTCAGGCTCAAGAAGGCGGCTACGACTTAGTAGAAGTGGCTCCCACGTCCGTTCCTCCGGTGTGCCGGATTATGGACTACGGGAAGTACAAGTACGAGCTGAGTAAAAAGGATCATCAGAGCCGACGTCATCAAAAGTCCACCCAGGTGAAGGAAATCAAACTCCGCCCACGGACGGACAAGCATGACCTGGAAATCAAAGTTCGGCAAATGAAGGCGTTTTTGGAAGAAGGGAACAAGACTAAGGTCACGCTCACGTATCGCGGACGAGAAATGGCCAATCAGGAAATGGGTCGCGCAGTCATGAACTCGGTTATTGAACAGTTGGCCCAGGCCGGCACGATTGAGTATGCGCCCCGTATGGAGGGACGCAGTTTGATCATGATCGTAGCCCCAAAACATTGA
- a CDS encoding methionyl-tRNA formyltransferase encodes MRIVFMGTPEFAVPSLEALLKSDDQVVGIVTQPDRPKGRGQQLTPSPIKLIAQREDVPILQPVKMKAPEFLEPLAAWKPDLIAVTAFGRILHPGILSLPPSGCVNVHGSLLPKYRGAAPVQWAVINGESETGITTMLMDEGMDTGPMLLQERLTIMPDDTAGTLAPRLAELGGRLLVETIAQWKAGTLMPKKQDNRQATMAPLLKKEDGQIDWTMKAPVLANRVRGLSPWPGAYTFSGEERWNIWKAVSTGGTTTDKPGTIVAVDKQSILVATGEGMLEVREIQTANSKRMPVSQFLSGHKVSAGIQLGLQDL; translated from the coding sequence ATGCGTATCGTCTTCATGGGGACTCCAGAATTTGCCGTGCCTTCATTGGAAGCATTGCTGAAGTCCGATGATCAGGTCGTGGGCATCGTCACACAGCCGGACAGGCCGAAGGGGCGTGGACAACAGCTGACTCCCTCACCGATCAAGCTCATTGCGCAACGCGAAGACGTTCCAATCCTACAACCGGTGAAAATGAAGGCGCCGGAGTTTCTTGAGCCGTTGGCTGCCTGGAAGCCTGATCTTATCGCGGTAACGGCTTTCGGCCGCATTCTGCATCCGGGCATCCTGTCTTTACCGCCCAGCGGCTGTGTGAACGTGCATGGCTCGCTGTTACCGAAGTATCGAGGTGCAGCTCCGGTCCAATGGGCTGTCATCAACGGTGAGAGCGAGACCGGGATCACGACGATGCTGATGGACGAAGGCATGGATACCGGTCCCATGTTGCTCCAAGAGAGGCTCACGATCATGCCGGATGATACGGCTGGGACGTTGGCGCCGCGTCTCGCGGAGTTGGGTGGGCGGTTGCTTGTCGAGACGATTGCACAATGGAAAGCCGGAACGTTGATGCCGAAGAAGCAAGACAATAGGCAGGCAACCATGGCCCCTCTCTTGAAAAAGGAAGACGGTCAGATTGATTGGACGATGAAAGCTCCAGTACTGGCCAATCGAGTGCGAGGACTTTCCCCCTGGCCGGGAGCCTATACATTTTCCGGTGAGGAACGTTGGAATATCTGGAAGGCGGTTTCAACAGGTGGGACGACGACCGACAAACCGGGAACGATCGTTGCCGTAGACAAACAGTCCATCCTGGTCGCAACCGGCGAAGGTATGCTCGAGGTACGAGAAATCCAGACTGCGAATTCGAAACGTATGCCCGTCAGCCAGTTTCTATCAGGGCATAAAGTCTCAGCCGGGATACAACTAGGTTTACAGGATTTGTGA
- the rplT gene encoding 50S ribosomal protein L20: MPRAKGGPKTRARRKKRIKLASGQYGAKSRLFRSATESVDKGLTYAYTGRKNRKRDFRQLWIARISAAVRAQGLTYGRFINALKKANVLLDRKVLSDMAIKDAAGFEKLCGLAKQHLTPATV; encoded by the coding sequence ATGCCTCGCGCAAAAGGTGGACCCAAAACAAGAGCCCGACGAAAGAAACGGATCAAGCTAGCGTCAGGCCAGTACGGCGCAAAGAGCCGGTTATTTCGATCCGCCACAGAAAGTGTAGACAAGGGATTGACCTACGCCTACACCGGCCGAAAGAATCGCAAGCGGGATTTTCGGCAATTGTGGATCGCCCGCATCAGTGCCGCCGTTCGTGCCCAAGGGCTGACCTACGGTCGATTCATCAATGCATTGAAGAAAGCGAATGTGTTGTTGGATCGCAAGGTCTTGTCGGATATGGCGATCAAAGACGCGGCGGGATTTGAAAAGTTGTGCGGTCTTGCCAAGCAACACCTGACACCAGCGACAGTCTAA
- a CDS encoding phenylalanine--tRNA ligase subunit alpha translates to MDNSSAVIDSLHPLEIKVLTTFGAHQPETVLDSEQLASAAELEPSQFSMAVEWLLAKGLITIQAETVTPVVSLTKIGEEYHRGAAPIERVFGAARDAAGTGKRLTIPDLQTQDGLEPSDVSKAVGRLKKEGVLLIVQGGCIETTGRPSPTVEAIRLLLQQVHDSSCELAKFSDEHRHIIEDYAVKRGNAKEPFRVDERVTRAFMLSPSGASAAAQLMKQGVAEEVSQVTPELLKDGSWRHKRFRKYTISLRAPRVGTGKKHPYREFLDTVKTKLVSMGFQEMRGPLVETEFWNMDALFMPQFHPARDIHDVYFVKQPTHASVIDESVLAHVAQVHQHGAATGSTGWGYSFDIQRAKRLVLRSQGTAVSARTLAASPSIPGKYFSIARCFRYDQVDATHATDFFQVEGIVLGDDINFRTLLGLLNLFAREVAQAKEVKFLPAYFPFTEPSVELHVRHPRLGWMELGGAGLFRPEVTLPLGVTVPVIAWGLGLDRMAMVALGIHDIRELFTDNLELIRTTRGSF, encoded by the coding sequence GTGGACAACTCTTCCGCAGTCATCGACAGCCTGCATCCTCTCGAAATAAAAGTTCTTACCACCTTCGGCGCGCACCAGCCGGAAACAGTCTTGGACAGCGAACAGTTGGCGTCCGCCGCCGAGTTGGAACCGTCTCAGTTCAGCATGGCGGTCGAATGGCTTTTGGCCAAAGGCCTGATCACGATCCAGGCGGAAACCGTGACGCCGGTCGTGTCACTGACAAAAATTGGCGAGGAGTACCATCGGGGCGCAGCTCCCATCGAACGCGTGTTTGGTGCCGCTCGTGACGCTGCTGGGACGGGAAAACGGCTGACGATCCCTGATCTTCAAACGCAAGATGGACTTGAACCTTCCGATGTCAGTAAGGCGGTGGGGCGACTCAAGAAGGAAGGAGTGTTGCTGATCGTTCAGGGGGGATGCATTGAAACGACCGGACGTCCGAGTCCGACGGTGGAAGCCATTCGGCTGCTGCTACAACAAGTGCATGACTCCTCCTGTGAACTGGCGAAGTTTTCGGACGAGCACCGACACATCATTGAGGACTACGCTGTCAAGCGGGGAAATGCCAAAGAGCCGTTCAGAGTGGATGAGCGAGTGACACGCGCGTTCATGCTCTCTCCATCCGGGGCCAGTGCTGCCGCGCAGTTGATGAAACAGGGGGTCGCCGAAGAAGTCTCGCAAGTGACTCCGGAACTCTTGAAGGACGGAAGTTGGCGCCATAAGCGATTTCGAAAGTACACCATCAGCCTGCGGGCGCCACGCGTCGGCACCGGGAAAAAGCATCCGTACCGAGAATTTCTGGATACCGTCAAAACAAAGCTCGTGAGCATGGGGTTTCAGGAAATGCGTGGGCCGTTGGTTGAAACCGAATTTTGGAATATGGATGCCCTGTTCATGCCACAGTTTCATCCAGCGCGCGATATTCATGATGTGTATTTTGTGAAGCAACCCACCCATGCCTCTGTCATCGATGAGTCGGTGTTGGCGCATGTCGCCCAGGTGCATCAGCACGGGGCTGCGACGGGATCAACGGGCTGGGGGTATTCGTTCGATATTCAGCGCGCCAAGCGACTGGTCTTGCGCAGTCAGGGAACCGCCGTCTCAGCCAGAACATTGGCCGCTTCGCCGAGCATCCCAGGGAAATATTTTTCGATTGCCCGGTGTTTTCGGTACGATCAGGTCGATGCCACCCACGCGACAGATTTTTTCCAGGTGGAAGGCATCGTGCTCGGAGACGACATCAACTTTAGAACGTTGCTGGGGCTTCTGAATCTCTTTGCGCGGGAGGTCGCGCAAGCGAAAGAGGTGAAGTTCTTGCCCGCATATTTCCCATTCACCGAACCCTCCGTCGAGCTGCATGTGCGTCATCCCCGATTAGGGTGGATGGAGCTCGGCGGGGCGGGACTCTTTCGGCCGGAAGTCACCTTGCCGCTTGGAGTCACCGTTCCGGTGATTGCCTGGGGACTTGGACTGGATCGGATGGCGATGGTGGCGCTGGGGATTCACGATATCCGGGAGCTCTTTACAGATAACCTGGAATTAATCCGTACCACCAGGGGATCCTTTTAG
- the rpmI gene encoding 50S ribosomal protein L35: MKMKTHSGASKRFAKTGSGKIVRRKAGKRHILTSKRHDRKRRLSGTAVVDPTVVLTLNRLLPYA, from the coding sequence ATGAAAATGAAGACACATTCGGGAGCGAGCAAACGATTTGCCAAAACAGGAAGCGGCAAGATTGTTCGGCGCAAGGCCGGCAAGCGGCACATCCTGACCAGCAAGCGACACGATCGGAAACGTCGCTTGAGCGGCACCGCAGTCGTCGATCCAACGGTGGTTTTGACATTGAATCGGCTCCTGCCCTATGCATAG